From the genome of Varibaculum prostatecancerukia, one region includes:
- a CDS encoding low molecular weight protein-tyrosine-phosphatase: MTRVLFVCTGNICRSVMAQAVAAQKAEEEILDNLVFDSVGVSDEEHGNPPDYRAVHILEEHGWLVPDHYARQINRNDFQDFDLLLAMTSGHKRALTRLAQRWGADESKVRLYREFDPEASPSDMEVPDPWYGGEREFADTIEVIERVTPVLLEVLSEIS; the protein is encoded by the coding sequence TTGACCCGGGTATTGTTCGTATGTACCGGCAATATTTGCCGTTCAGTCATGGCGCAGGCAGTTGCCGCCCAGAAGGCTGAAGAAGAGATACTAGATAATCTGGTTTTCGACTCGGTCGGCGTTTCCGATGAAGAACACGGTAACCCCCCGGATTATCGCGCGGTACACATCCTCGAAGAGCACGGGTGGCTAGTGCCCGACCACTATGCCCGCCAGATTAATCGTAATGATTTCCAGGATTTTGATCTGCTACTGGCTATGACCAGCGGCCATAAACGCGCCCTAACCCGGCTAGCGCAGCGTTGGGGCGCCGATGAAAGTAAAGTCCGCCTCTACCGTGAATTTGATCCCGAGGCTAGCCCGAGCGATATGGAAGTTCCCGATCCCTGGTACGGAGGGGAACGCGAATTTGCCGACACTATCGAAGTTATCGAGCGGGTAACCCCAGTGCTCCTAGAAGTCCTCTCCGAGATTTCCTAG
- a CDS encoding amino acid permease, giving the protein MPKKPVEVEDIINKHSGGLQRNLSNRHIQLIAIGGAIGTGLFMGSGRTIHLAGPSVLVVYAIIGAVLYLVMRCMGELLVSNHKYGTFADFITDLLGPGAGFVVGWTYWLCWIVTGTAEVIAIAGYFNFWWPDLPRWIPAIGTVALLFFLNALTVKAFGETEFWFSMIKIVAIIALICCGAVMVIIGFTSPDGQRATITNLWSHPGVTGSGFFPNGFSGFLGGFQLAIFSFVGIELVGTTAAETKDPEKSLPKAINSIPLRVLLFYVLALAAIMSVTPWDSLDPESSPFVGLFSLVGLVFAASLVNLVVMTSAASSCNSGVYSTSRMMYAMALRSDAPKIFRKLSRRSVPLNALVVTCLFLLTSIALMAVGGTVMEAFTLVTSVAAVLFMFVWVMIVAAYVEFRRRLPQKHEASIFAMPGGYLSIAVISVFIVAMVFVLALDPATLYAMLASLLWIAVIAAVSLLVRRSPRNAKIRAEFADRRRRELAAAQQHQAK; this is encoded by the coding sequence ATGCCGAAAAAACCAGTCGAGGTTGAGGACATTATCAATAAGCATTCGGGAGGGTTGCAACGCAACCTTTCGAATCGGCATATCCAGTTAATCGCGATTGGTGGAGCGATTGGAACCGGACTTTTTATGGGATCCGGGCGTACTATTCACCTGGCAGGCCCTTCGGTGCTGGTAGTTTATGCCATTATCGGGGCAGTGTTATACCTGGTAATGCGGTGTATGGGGGAACTACTGGTTTCCAATCATAAGTACGGTACCTTCGCTGATTTCATTACCGACCTATTGGGACCAGGCGCCGGTTTCGTAGTGGGATGGACATATTGGCTGTGTTGGATAGTTACCGGTACTGCCGAAGTTATTGCGATTGCCGGTTACTTCAATTTTTGGTGGCCTGACCTGCCACGCTGGATTCCCGCGATTGGTACCGTGGCATTGTTGTTCTTCCTTAACGCCCTCACCGTAAAGGCTTTCGGGGAAACCGAGTTTTGGTTCTCGATGATAAAGATCGTGGCGATTATCGCGCTGATCTGCTGCGGAGCGGTGATGGTGATTATCGGGTTTACCTCCCCCGATGGTCAGCGCGCCACTATCACCAACCTGTGGTCACATCCGGGAGTTACCGGCTCCGGTTTTTTCCCGAATGGTTTTTCGGGGTTCCTAGGGGGATTCCAGCTAGCAATTTTTAGTTTCGTAGGAATCGAACTGGTAGGTACCACCGCAGCCGAAACCAAGGACCCGGAAAAATCTCTGCCCAAAGCGATTAACTCGATTCCGCTACGGGTATTACTGTTCTATGTTTTGGCGCTGGCAGCTATCATGTCGGTGACTCCTTGGGATTCTCTCGACCCCGAATCCTCCCCCTTCGTGGGACTATTTTCCCTGGTGGGGTTGGTGTTTGCGGCTTCGCTAGTGAACCTGGTGGTAATGACTTCGGCAGCCTCTTCGTGTAACTCGGGAGTTTATTCCACCTCTCGAATGATGTACGCGATGGCGCTGCGCAGTGACGCACCGAAAATTTTCCGGAAACTTTCCCGCCGCTCCGTACCTTTAAATGCCTTGGTTGTCACCTGCCTATTCCTGCTGACTTCTATTGCGTTAATGGCAGTAGGAGGCACGGTAATGGAAGCATTTACCCTGGTAACCTCGGTAGCGGCGGTGTTATTCATGTTCGTGTGGGTAATGATAGTGGCCGCCTACGTGGAGTTCCGCCGCCGCCTGCCCCAAAAGCATGAAGCATCGATATTTGCCATGCCCGGCGGATATCTATCTATCGCGGTGATCAGTGTCTTTATTGTTGCGATGGTGTTCGTCCTCGCCCTCGATCCCGCTACCCTGTATGCCATGTTGGCCAGTCTGCTGTGGATTGCGGTCATCGCCGCGGTATCGCTCCTGGTGCGCCGCAGTCCTCGTAACGCGAAAATCCGCGCCGAGTTCGCTGACCGTCGCCGCCGGGAACTGGCAGCCGCCCAGCAGCACCAAGCCAAATAG
- a CDS encoding ABC-ATPase domain-containing protein — translation MRDADELIRKTKSLDGRSYGGYKQLIGQWSFGDFTFSIDRVQSDPFAPPSACRILVPLATTQIPAEIAADELGRIAVGDFLARRARKVFGARRSGGKSEAQLRIAPVGQEILPRSSVILSEDGLELRVQVPFPAAGRRILGRNFARFLDYDLCELVYKTVCFGEDDGPDLDDLTGHIHTLKDHVALQNILHERGWVAFVADGALLARASGISDLPMNDAVPFRLPAVLGQETPSPLVQTVELPYAGKISGMAIPEGITVIVGGGYHGKSTLLEALERAVYPHIPGDGRELVATLPDAVKVRAEDGRAITATDISLFIGSLPGGGDTTAFFTENASGSTSQAAAITEAIECGSRALLIDEDTSATNLLLRDSRMRQLVRSEPIIPLVDRVGGIREELGVSTIMVMGGSGDFLDLADQVLLLENYLPYDATAKAHEVSSSDSAASSADSVAAPWPDPAVRKRLLLACPPPASGRREKTRAEGTATLRLNHEEIDISALAQVVDPGQAEAIAYAVRALVTDATGKESIADACARFAAEFASSSWQAFSAGRYPAFLAAPRLQDIFAALSRYRRLKSRSV, via the coding sequence ATGCGGGATGCGGATGAGCTAATTCGGAAAACCAAATCATTAGATGGGCGCTCCTATGGCGGCTATAAACAGTTAATCGGACAATGGAGTTTCGGGGATTTTACTTTCTCTATTGACCGGGTGCAGTCCGACCCCTTTGCCCCGCCTTCGGCATGCCGGATATTAGTCCCGCTGGCTACCACCCAGATTCCCGCAGAGATTGCCGCTGACGAGTTGGGGCGGATAGCTGTCGGTGATTTCTTGGCGCGGCGAGCCCGCAAAGTTTTCGGGGCGAGGCGGTCGGGTGGGAAATCTGAGGCGCAACTGCGGATTGCGCCGGTCGGGCAAGAAATTCTGCCCCGCTCCTCGGTGATTCTTAGTGAGGACGGGCTGGAACTGCGGGTGCAGGTACCGTTTCCGGCGGCGGGACGGCGAATTTTAGGGCGTAACTTTGCTCGCTTCTTGGACTATGACCTGTGCGAACTGGTTTATAAAACCGTATGTTTCGGTGAGGACGACGGCCCGGATTTAGACGATCTCACCGGGCATATCCACACTTTAAAAGACCATGTGGCGCTGCAAAATATTCTTCATGAGCGCGGATGGGTGGCCTTCGTGGCTGACGGGGCACTGTTGGCCCGGGCCTCCGGAATCAGTGATTTACCGATGAATGATGCAGTTCCCTTCCGCCTTCCTGCGGTATTAGGTCAGGAAACCCCCTCGCCCCTGGTGCAAACCGTAGAGCTGCCCTATGCGGGGAAAATCTCGGGAATGGCGATCCCCGAAGGGATCACTGTGATTGTGGGCGGTGGTTATCACGGCAAATCCACGCTGCTAGAAGCCCTCGAGCGCGCGGTTTACCCCCATATTCCGGGGGATGGACGCGAACTGGTCGCCACTTTGCCAGACGCGGTAAAAGTGCGCGCCGAGGATGGGCGGGCAATAACGGCCACCGATATTTCCCTATTCATTGGTTCCCTTCCCGGAGGCGGAGACACTACGGCGTTCTTTACCGAAAATGCCTCAGGCTCAACCTCTCAAGCTGCGGCGATTACTGAAGCCATAGAGTGCGGTTCGCGGGCGCTGCTGATTGACGAGGATACCTCCGCCACCAATCTTTTACTCCGCGATAGCCGGATGCGGCAGCTGGTGCGCAGCGAGCCAATCATTCCCCTGGTCGACCGGGTAGGAGGCATCCGGGAAGAACTGGGAGTATCCACCATTATGGTGATGGGAGGCTCGGGAGATTTCCTGGATCTAGCTGACCAAGTGCTGCTGCTCGAAAACTATTTGCCCTACGATGCCACCGCCAAGGCGCACGAAGTGAGCAGCTCCGATAGCGCCGCCAGCAGTGCGGATAGCGTGGCTGCTCCCTGGCCGGATCCGGCAGTGAGGAAACGTTTGCTTCTAGCCTGCCCGCCTCCTGCCTCGGGGCGGCGCGAAAAAACCCGCGCCGAAGGTACCGCGACTTTGCGCTTGAACCACGAAGAAATCGATATTTCCGCCCTTGCTCAAGTGGTTGATCCCGGGCAAGCAGAAGCCATCGCCTATGCCGTCCGCGCTTTGGTCACTGACGCCACCGGCAAGGAAAGCATTGCGGATGCGTGTGCCCGCTTCGCCGCTGAGTTCGCGTCCTCCAGTTGGCAGGCTTTCTCAGCCGGACGCTACCCGGCGTTCCTGGCCGCGCCCCGCCTCCAAGACATTTTCGCGGCTCTTAGTCGCTATCGCCGCCTAAAATCCCGCTCTGTCTAA
- the nrdF gene encoding class 1b ribonucleoside-diphosphate reductase subunit beta, whose amino-acid sequence MTDKLKLVDTIQAINWNDIQDDKDQEVWDRLTGNFWLPEKIPLSNDLPSWKTLKPEEQLMTNRVFTGLTLLDTLQGTVGAVSLIPDARTPHEEAVYTNIAFMESVHAKSYSSIFSTLLSTTEINESFRWSEENENLQRKAHIIMNYYQGDDPEKRKVASTLLESFLFYSGFYAPMYWSAHAKLTNTADLIRLIIRDEAVHGYYIGYKYQLAVNESSPERREDLKDYTFDLLSELYDNEESYTEDLYDPLGLTEDVKKFLRYNANKALMNLGYEALFPADSTDVNPAILAALSPSADENHDFFSGSGSSYVIGEIVDTEDDDWDF is encoded by the coding sequence GTGACTGACAAGCTGAAACTGGTTGACACAATCCAGGCAATCAACTGGAACGATATCCAGGACGATAAAGATCAGGAAGTTTGGGATCGGCTCACGGGGAACTTCTGGTTGCCGGAAAAAATTCCGCTGTCGAATGATTTACCTTCCTGGAAAACCCTGAAGCCGGAAGAACAGCTGATGACTAACCGAGTGTTTACCGGTTTGACCTTGCTGGATACCCTGCAGGGTACGGTGGGCGCGGTTTCGCTGATTCCCGATGCCCGCACCCCACACGAGGAGGCGGTTTACACCAATATTGCCTTTATGGAGAGCGTGCACGCAAAATCATATTCTTCTATTTTCTCCACCTTGCTTTCTACTACCGAGATTAACGAGTCGTTCCGCTGGAGTGAAGAAAACGAGAATCTACAGCGTAAAGCGCATATCATCATGAACTACTACCAGGGGGATGACCCGGAAAAACGCAAAGTCGCGTCTACCCTGCTGGAGTCTTTCCTGTTCTATTCCGGTTTCTACGCCCCCATGTATTGGTCTGCGCATGCCAAGCTGACTAATACCGCGGATTTGATTCGCCTGATTATTCGGGATGAAGCAGTCCACGGCTACTACATTGGTTATAAATACCAGTTGGCGGTTAATGAGTCTTCGCCGGAGCGGCGCGAGGACCTCAAGGACTACACCTTTGACCTGCTGTCAGAGCTTTACGATAACGAAGAATCCTATACCGAGGATCTTTATGATCCTCTGGGGCTGACCGAGGATGTAAAGAAGTTCCTGCGCTACAACGCCAATAAAGCCCTAATGAACCTGGGATACGAGGCGCTATTCCCCGCGGACTCTACTGACGTGAACCCCGCGATTTTGGCGGCGTTGTCACCTTCGGCAGACGAAAACCACGACTTCTTCTCGGGATCTGGCTCGTCCTATGTAATCGGGGAGATTGTTGATACCGAGGACGACGACTGGGACTTTTAG
- a CDS encoding SDR family oxidoreductase, translated as MSNIPTYPEPRPSSRVLVTGASTGIGEATVRQLRASGWAVIAVARRRERLEKLAEETGCEFYTCDLTDRKAVDEMVAELLKKGPLTAVVNNAGGAIGTDSVADGKVADWQQMYRINVVTALNVTQATLPSLRENGGDLLYVTSTAALDTYPGGGGYVAAKHAEQMIPLTLRQELVGEPVRLIEIAPGMVKTAEFSLNRLGSKEAAEQVYRGVAEPLVAEDIADLISWCLSRPPHVNIDRVIIRPVAQATNTVVARD; from the coding sequence ATGAGCAATATTCCTACTTATCCTGAACCCCGTCCCTCCTCCCGCGTCCTAGTCACCGGCGCTTCTACCGGCATTGGAGAAGCGACCGTCCGGCAACTGCGTGCCAGTGGCTGGGCAGTTATCGCGGTGGCACGGCGGCGCGAACGCCTAGAAAAACTGGCGGAAGAAACTGGTTGCGAGTTTTACACTTGCGACTTAACCGACCGTAAGGCGGTTGATGAAATGGTCGCTGAACTGCTAAAGAAAGGGCCACTGACTGCGGTAGTCAATAACGCTGGTGGCGCTATCGGCACTGATTCGGTGGCAGATGGCAAAGTAGCGGACTGGCAGCAGATGTATCGCATCAACGTGGTCACGGCCTTGAATGTCACCCAGGCCACCCTGCCTTCCTTGCGTGAAAATGGCGGTGACCTACTGTATGTCACCTCTACCGCCGCTCTCGACACCTATCCGGGAGGCGGCGGCTACGTAGCTGCTAAGCACGCCGAACAGATGATTCCCCTGACTTTGCGGCAAGAACTGGTGGGCGAGCCGGTGCGACTAATTGAAATCGCGCCCGGGATGGTGAAAACTGCAGAGTTTTCCCTAAACCGTCTGGGATCTAAAGAGGCTGCTGAACAGGTCTATCGCGGGGTTGCGGAGCCTCTAGTCGCCGAAGACATCGCTGACTTAATCAGCTGGTGCCTGTCGCGTCCTCCCCACGTGAATATCGATCGGGTGATTATCCGCCCGGTAGCCCAAGCCACCAACACTGTGGTTGCGCGCGATTAG
- the nrdE gene encoding class 1b ribonucleoside-diphosphate reductase subunit alpha, translating into MAENLTDTGIETAPSPDRDYHALNAELNLYDKEGKIQFWADREAARQYFLQHVNQNTVFFHDLEEKMRYLVSEGYYEQEVLDQYQFQFVKDLFKRAYAYKFRFPTFLGAFKYYTSYTLKTFDGKRYLERFEDRVCMVGLYLARGDEELAKHLVDEIMTGRFQPATPTFLNAGKKARGELVSCFLLRIEDNMESIARGINSALQLSKRGGGVALSLTNLREAGAPIKKIENQSSGVVPVMKLLEDSFSYANQLGARQGAGAVYLNAHHPDIMEFLDTKRENADEKIRIKSLSLGVVIPDITFHLARNKEPMYLFSPYDVERVYGKPMSDISITEHYREMVEDARIHKKKIDARRFFQTLAEIQFESGYPYIVYEDTVNRANPIKGRISMSNLCSEILQVSEKSEYNEDLTYAQVGKDISCNLASLNIAKTMDSPDFSATIETAIRGLTSVSDLSNIRAVPSIERGNSMSHAIGLGQMNLHGYLAREKVFYGSEEALDFTNMYFLTVAFEAIKASCKIAKERGERFEGFEESQYYSGQYFEKYINGDWTPKTEKCRELLEKSSIKVPTSEDWKKLAEKVREHGMYHQNLQAVPPTGSISYINNSTSSIHPIVAKIEIRKEGKIGRVYYPAPYMTNDNLEYYQDAYEIGPEKIIDTYAVATQHVDQGLSLTLFYPDTVTTREVNKNYIYAWRKGIKTLYYMRLRQHALQGTEVEGCVSCML; encoded by the coding sequence TTGGCAGAAAATCTAACTGACACCGGAATAGAAACCGCCCCTTCCCCCGATCGGGACTATCACGCGTTGAACGCGGAGTTGAACCTGTATGACAAAGAGGGGAAAATCCAGTTCTGGGCGGATCGAGAGGCTGCCCGCCAGTATTTCCTGCAGCATGTAAACCAGAACACCGTGTTCTTCCATGACCTGGAAGAAAAGATGAGGTACCTGGTTAGCGAAGGTTATTACGAGCAGGAAGTCTTGGATCAATACCAGTTCCAGTTCGTTAAAGACCTGTTTAAAAGGGCATATGCCTATAAATTTCGGTTCCCCACTTTCCTGGGGGCATTCAAGTACTACACTTCCTACACCTTGAAAACTTTCGATGGTAAACGCTACCTGGAACGTTTCGAGGATCGGGTCTGTATGGTGGGGCTGTACCTGGCGCGCGGGGATGAAGAACTCGCCAAGCACCTGGTGGACGAGATTATGACCGGTCGTTTCCAGCCGGCTACCCCCACTTTCCTAAATGCGGGTAAAAAGGCTCGGGGGGAACTGGTTTCCTGTTTCTTGCTGCGCATCGAAGACAATATGGAATCCATCGCGCGTGGCATCAACTCTGCGCTGCAGCTTTCTAAACGGGGAGGCGGAGTCGCGCTGTCGCTCACTAACCTGCGGGAAGCGGGCGCCCCGATTAAGAAGATCGAGAATCAGTCCTCCGGGGTAGTTCCAGTGATGAAACTGCTAGAGGATTCGTTCTCTTATGCCAACCAGTTGGGGGCACGGCAAGGTGCGGGTGCAGTTTATCTCAATGCCCACCACCCTGACATCATGGAATTTTTGGATACCAAGCGGGAAAACGCGGACGAGAAAATCCGGATTAAATCCCTGTCTCTGGGAGTAGTAATCCCGGATATTACTTTCCACTTGGCACGCAATAAAGAGCCTATGTACCTGTTTAGCCCCTACGATGTAGAGCGGGTCTATGGCAAGCCGATGAGCGATATTTCTATCACCGAGCACTACCGGGAAATGGTAGAGGACGCGCGGATTCACAAGAAGAAGATTGACGCGCGCCGTTTCTTCCAGACTCTAGCCGAGATCCAGTTCGAGTCCGGCTATCCTTATATTGTTTACGAGGACACCGTTAACCGCGCTAACCCGATTAAGGGACGGATTTCTATGTCCAACCTGTGTTCGGAGATTCTGCAGGTCTCGGAAAAGAGCGAGTACAACGAAGACCTCACCTATGCGCAGGTGGGCAAAGATATTTCCTGTAACTTAGCTTCGCTAAATATTGCGAAGACTATGGATTCTCCGGACTTTTCTGCCACTATCGAAACCGCGATTCGCGGACTGACCAGCGTGTCTGACCTGTCAAATATTCGGGCGGTGCCTTCGATTGAGCGTGGTAACAGTATGAGCCACGCTATTGGTTTGGGTCAGATGAACCTGCATGGCTACCTGGCGCGGGAAAAAGTGTTCTACGGCAGCGAAGAAGCCCTGGATTTCACCAATATGTATTTCCTGACCGTGGCGTTCGAAGCGATTAAAGCCTCCTGCAAGATTGCGAAAGAACGCGGGGAACGCTTCGAAGGCTTCGAAGAATCCCAGTACTATTCCGGGCAGTACTTCGAGAAATACATTAACGGTGATTGGACTCCGAAGACCGAAAAATGCCGGGAACTGCTAGAAAAATCTTCGATTAAGGTGCCTACCAGCGAAGATTGGAAGAAACTGGCTGAAAAAGTCCGTGAACACGGGATGTATCACCAGAATCTGCAGGCGGTGCCGCCGACCGGGTCGATTTCCTATATCAATAACTCCACCTCCTCGATTCACCCGATTGTGGCCAAGATCGAGATTCGGAAAGAAGGCAAGATCGGGCGGGTCTATTATCCGGCGCCCTATATGACCAACGACAACCTGGAGTATTACCAGGATGCCTACGAGATTGGACCGGAAAAGATTATCGACACCTATGCGGTGGCCACCCAGCACGTAGACCAAGGGCTCAGCCTAACCTTGTTCTACCCGGACACGGTGACTACTCGCGAGGTAAACAAGAACTATATTTACGCTTGGCGCAAGGGAATCAAGACTCTTTACTATATGCGGCTGCGCCAGCATGCCTTGCAGGGAACCGAAGTCGAAGGCTGCGTATCCTGTATGCTCTAA
- the nrdI gene encoding class Ib ribonucleoside-diphosphate reductase assembly flavoprotein NrdI: protein MSDSEPLLVYFSSATNNTKRFVEKLGFRNKRIPLRPRDPFLYVNEPYVIVVPTYGGGNIKGAVPKQVIKFLNEKSNRDHCVGIIASGNTNFGKAYCIAGDILAQKLKIPFMYKYELLGTSQDVEICRKGLSEFWQKI, encoded by the coding sequence GTGAGCGATTCGGAACCTCTGCTGGTCTATTTTTCTTCCGCGACTAATAACACTAAACGTTTCGTAGAGAAACTAGGATTTCGCAACAAAAGGATTCCGCTACGTCCTCGTGACCCCTTCCTCTATGTAAACGAGCCTTATGTGATTGTGGTGCCTACCTATGGGGGCGGAAATATCAAAGGCGCCGTACCTAAGCAGGTAATTAAGTTCTTAAATGAAAAGAGCAACCGCGATCACTGTGTAGGCATTATTGCCAGCGGAAACACCAACTTTGGCAAAGCGTATTGCATTGCCGGCGATATCCTCGCCCAAAAACTAAAAATCCCGTTTATGTACAAGTACGAACTCCTGGGAACCTCCCAGGACGTTGAGATATGCCGTAAAGGACTGAGTGAGTTTTGGCAGAAAATCTAA
- the nrdH gene encoding glutaredoxin-like protein NrdH, protein MSITVYSKPRCVQCDATKRALKKQSIAYAEVDMSQDPDALEHVKSLGFVQAPVVVADNDSWSGFRPDKIKALAIAARAVATA, encoded by the coding sequence ATGTCGATCACCGTTTACTCTAAGCCCCGTTGTGTGCAGTGTGATGCGACTAAGCGCGCTTTAAAGAAGCAGAGCATTGCTTATGCGGAAGTTGATATGAGCCAGGATCCGGACGCTCTTGAGCACGTCAAGTCCCTGGGATTCGTACAGGCTCCGGTAGTGGTTGCCGATAATGATTCTTGGAGCGGATTCCGCCCCGACAAGATCAAGGCATTGGCAATTGCGGCTCGCGCAGTAGCTACTGCTTAA
- a CDS encoding S-ribosylhomocysteine lyase: MSERMNVESFNLDHTKVVAPFVRVADRKQLPGGDELVKYDVRFCQPNQEHLEMDTVHSIEHLTAELMRNHTDKLIDFSPMGCQTGFYALMLGVEPEEFTQLLALTFEDIQRADQVPAANERQCGWGAHHSLEGAQQATARFLAARDSWNQIYA; the protein is encoded by the coding sequence ATGAGTGAGCGCATGAACGTGGAATCTTTCAACCTTGACCACACCAAGGTGGTGGCTCCCTTTGTGCGGGTGGCCGATCGCAAGCAACTGCCTGGCGGCGATGAACTGGTCAAATATGATGTACGTTTTTGCCAACCGAACCAGGAACACCTGGAAATGGACACGGTGCATTCGATTGAGCATTTAACTGCGGAGCTGATGCGCAACCACACCGATAAGTTGATTGATTTTTCACCTATGGGTTGTCAAACCGGCTTTTATGCCCTGATGTTGGGGGTGGAACCGGAGGAGTTCACCCAGCTGTTGGCGCTGACTTTCGAAGATATTCAACGCGCTGACCAGGTTCCCGCAGCAAATGAGCGGCAATGCGGATGGGGCGCGCACCACAGCCTGGAAGGAGCGCAGCAGGCTACTGCACGTTTCTTAGCGGCACGCGATAGCTGGAATCAGATCTACGCTTAG
- a CDS encoding 5'-methylthioadenosine/S-adenosylhomocysteine nucleosidase → MNSYDTVVICAETTELAPLVSRSWLQECLAHRSDASYAPADPQKVLPPPLKELSGLRFYPMDLPELPGRVLAVQSGVGIVNAARAATIAIEVLGAKQLLYSGTAGGLAADSQVGEVIFGDTYVFHNVDATAFGYPPGQLPGMPASYPGTQKLVSAARSLLSPVLGTEDSADESCEKTRLNLAALETAGENGEKDALLSSLEGVPARYGTIATGDSFITDANVREVRAAFPLALAAEMESAAAAQVAYLSGASFLAVRCVSDLCSPAGQEVYHGNAAVCGALAAASTICLLRSL, encoded by the coding sequence ATGAACAGTTACGACACCGTAGTAATCTGCGCGGAAACCACCGAACTAGCTCCATTGGTGAGCCGTTCTTGGCTACAGGAATGCCTCGCGCACCGCTCCGACGCCTCCTATGCGCCTGCAGATCCCCAGAAAGTGTTGCCGCCCCCGCTTAAAGAACTATCTGGACTGCGGTTTTACCCTATGGATTTACCAGAACTCCCGGGGCGTGTGCTCGCGGTACAAAGCGGAGTGGGGATAGTTAATGCTGCCCGCGCAGCCACTATTGCCATCGAAGTTTTAGGAGCCAAACAGCTGCTTTACTCGGGAACCGCCGGGGGCTTAGCCGCAGATAGCCAGGTGGGGGAAGTTATTTTCGGTGACACCTACGTTTTCCATAACGTGGACGCAACCGCCTTTGGGTATCCGCCCGGGCAGTTACCGGGGATGCCCGCCAGTTACCCGGGCACTCAGAAGCTAGTTTCCGCTGCCCGCAGCCTCTTGAGCCCCGTCTTAGGTACGGAGGATTCGGCTGACGAGAGCTGCGAAAAGACTAGGCTTAACCTGGCTGCCTTGGAAACCGCGGGGGAAAATGGAGAAAAAGACGCGCTATTGAGCTCCTTAGAGGGGGTTCCGGCACGTTATGGCACTATTGCGACTGGTGATTCTTTTATTACTGACGCCAATGTCCGTGAGGTTCGCGCGGCTTTCCCTCTCGCTCTAGCCGCAGAAATGGAGTCGGCCGCCGCAGCCCAAGTGGCTTACCTATCCGGGGCTTCCTTCTTGGCGGTGCGCTGTGTTTCTGACCTTTGTTCCCCGGCAGGCCAAGAGGTATACCACGGTAACGCCGCGGTTTGCGGGGCGCTGGCTGCCGCTAGCACCATCTGCCTACTACGCTCTCTCTAA
- a CDS encoding polysaccharide deacetylase family protein: MALSFSRRMKLIIAVVVGVVVLAAVGGASYAITADNPGKSQKAAASTTRPTPKKTPGKSKTPTATPSTTTPTQEPVNCAEAKCVALTFDDGPGADTPQLLDILKAEKVPATFLLVGKSVATYPDTVAREVKEGHSIGAHTWSHPELTKLADAGIVNEVNSTVEAISKAAPDAKVTFTRPPYGAFNPRVISVLESLQHAAVLWDVDTLDWKNRDPNAVLQKVKEQVKPGSIILMHDIHPTTIQAVPEVIKYLHSEGYTLVTVPEMFGGSLTPGKVYFDQNLIQ; the protein is encoded by the coding sequence GTGGCTTTGTCTTTTTCCCGTCGCATGAAACTAATTATTGCGGTAGTCGTCGGGGTAGTGGTGTTAGCAGCTGTCGGCGGTGCCAGTTACGCGATAACCGCAGACAACCCGGGTAAATCCCAAAAAGCAGCTGCCTCAACAACCCGCCCTACCCCAAAGAAGACGCCTGGAAAATCCAAAACTCCTACCGCTACCCCCAGCACTACCACTCCCACTCAGGAGCCAGTGAACTGCGCTGAAGCCAAATGTGTAGCTTTAACTTTTGACGACGGGCCGGGAGCTGACACTCCGCAACTTTTGGATATTTTAAAGGCCGAAAAGGTTCCAGCTACTTTCCTTTTAGTGGGCAAGTCGGTCGCCACCTATCCGGATACTGTTGCTCGCGAGGTTAAGGAAGGACATTCCATTGGTGCACACACCTGGTCACACCCGGAACTGACAAAACTTGCCGATGCAGGAATAGTTAATGAAGTCAACTCTACAGTCGAGGCAATCAGCAAGGCTGCCCCGGACGCCAAGGTTACTTTTACTCGGCCGCCTTATGGAGCGTTCAATCCTCGGGTAATTTCGGTCTTGGAATCTTTGCAACACGCAGCTGTTCTTTGGGATGTGGACACTTTAGATTGGAAGAATCGGGATCCGAATGCGGTATTACAGAAGGTGAAAGAGCAGGTAAAACCGGGTTCTATTATCCTGATGCATGATATTCACCCCACCACTATCCAGGCGGTACCCGAGGTAATCAAATATTTACATTCCGAGGGATACACCTTGGTTACGGTACCGGAAATGTTTGGAGGCTCCCTAACCCCCGGTAAGGTTTACTTTGATCAAAATCTGATTCAGTAA